In the Agrococcus sp. Marseille-Q4369 genome, one interval contains:
- a CDS encoding FtsK/SpoIIIE domain-containing protein → MKVKLTLHRPTTEATDVVITADSTATVEDVARQIALADPARSISFAEGDTLSLAVAPPTEQQLVQLQPDALIAEAPIGSGFHTQVVNLGTDARRRGGPAGSALEAIAVLRVIAGPLAGQEFQLGRGHASIGRDAANDIVLADPLVSKRHARIEVGTHIEVVDRGSANGVIVDGAPVSRLRVVPGAPFTLGDSTLAVWLVGAFDASGPDPVLERGGALMFNRSPRVEARYPGTAYKGPRLPKEMVERIFPWPMLVTPILLAGAMFAMTNNPRSILIALMTPLMLLGNFVNMRTQNGQKRKLETQLFETRYEELEETLYREKPVEERIRGLEVPPVAEVFEHAMRLGPMLWTRRPEHWNFLSVRLGTCRAESRNSIKDEESQDGLPEYIERVERLRERYRYVDDVPIVESFATVGSIGIAGPKSLASDALRGMAVQLYGLHAPNEVVTVAICDAEWTGELEWMKWLPHTTSETSPFKEMPLADSATAGAALLSALEELVLGRSKQAAADRKTPFDDDWHPMRYGSDVERAAKDTVTSVQTSVVLVVTNDAPVDRPRLTQILERGAAVGIYGVFVAPTVESLPAVCRSYIDVSAGLEDAKVGTVRSGVEYEGVKVEGVSSEYMDMLAKRLAPVVDASIVINDSSDIPDSVMFLSLVGPELAEDPNAVIDRWRQNNTILDRSGEPKPRLKKAGNLRAIMGQGASDAMTLDLRTQGPHALVGGTTGAGKSEFLQAWVLGMASAHSPDRVTFLFVDYKGGSAFADCVELPHCVGLVTDLSPHLVRRALTSLRAELHHREHLFNRKKAKDLLELEKRQDPETPPALVLVIDEFAALAGEVPEFVDGVVDIAQRGRSLGIHLIMATQRPAGVIKDNLRANTNLRVALRMADESDSKDVVDDPVAASFPPSIPGRGIAKTGPGRLVPFQSAYAGGWTRPDEVKAADVKVAELRFGSVQRWEPDAAPESDSHDEDLGPNDQKRIVSTLIRATERAGIPAPRRPWLDDLETTVDLRELAIEGDSRIVLGKADIPERQRQDPVYFHPDRDGSMLVYGTSGSGKSTLLKTIGIAAGMRPELGSAEVYGLDFASGALKSMEQLPHVGSIIAGDDAERVQRLLRSLGRELDRRGKAFAEANAASLTEYRELVDPNATRIFLLLDNFPQFKADWEVTSARSPFYQVFMRILGEGRPLGIHAIATADRSGAVPTAVSSNVSRRVVLRLSDESGYMLVGAPKDVLDDQSAPGRAIIDGLEMQVATLGGTPNVAEQTKLMGQLADALRAQGVRDVEEIGALPTRLELGQLPARVDDFPVIGVAEDTLAARDFDPIGTFIVAGPPGSGKTNAMKALVIAMERFDPEVKLFHFAGRRSVLADFRPWVRSATRPDDAKALATELAEIVADESIPGRIMIVMENVPQFADSDAERALKGLFQAINRSDHLLIGDADVTQVTGGFGFIGDFKAGRKGIVLKPDAYDGDSVFKVPFPKVKRSDFPEGRGIFVQQGRAVTVQLPLVPDDAARPPAPASADASSAPEPEAASVGAEG, encoded by the coding sequence ATGAAGGTCAAGCTCACCCTGCACCGCCCGACGACCGAGGCGACCGACGTCGTCATCACGGCCGACTCGACCGCGACGGTCGAGGACGTCGCGCGGCAGATCGCGCTCGCCGACCCCGCGCGCTCGATCTCCTTCGCCGAGGGCGACACCCTCTCGCTCGCCGTCGCCCCGCCCACCGAGCAGCAGCTCGTGCAGCTGCAGCCCGACGCCCTCATCGCCGAGGCGCCGATCGGCAGCGGCTTCCACACGCAGGTCGTCAACCTCGGCACCGACGCGCGCCGCCGCGGCGGACCCGCGGGCAGCGCGCTCGAGGCGATCGCGGTGCTGCGGGTCATCGCCGGACCGCTCGCGGGCCAGGAGTTCCAGCTCGGCCGCGGCCACGCCTCGATCGGCCGCGATGCGGCGAACGACATCGTGCTCGCCGATCCGCTCGTCTCGAAGCGCCACGCGCGCATCGAGGTCGGCACGCACATCGAGGTCGTCGACCGGGGCTCGGCGAACGGCGTCATCGTCGACGGCGCTCCTGTCTCGCGCTTGCGCGTCGTGCCCGGCGCGCCCTTCACGCTCGGCGACTCGACGCTCGCCGTCTGGCTCGTCGGCGCTTTCGACGCCTCCGGCCCCGACCCCGTGCTCGAGCGCGGGGGCGCGCTCATGTTCAACCGCTCGCCGCGCGTCGAGGCGCGCTACCCCGGCACCGCCTACAAGGGCCCGCGGCTGCCGAAGGAGATGGTCGAGCGCATCTTCCCGTGGCCCATGCTCGTCACGCCGATCCTGCTCGCCGGCGCGATGTTCGCGATGACGAACAACCCGCGCTCGATCCTCATCGCGCTCATGACGCCGCTCATGCTGCTCGGCAACTTCGTCAACATGCGCACCCAGAACGGGCAGAAGCGCAAGCTCGAGACGCAGCTGTTCGAGACCCGCTACGAGGAGCTCGAGGAGACGCTCTACCGCGAGAAGCCGGTCGAGGAGCGCATCCGCGGCCTCGAGGTGCCGCCCGTCGCCGAGGTCTTCGAGCACGCGATGCGGCTCGGGCCGATGCTCTGGACCCGCAGGCCCGAGCACTGGAACTTCCTCTCGGTGCGGCTCGGCACGTGCCGCGCGGAGTCGCGCAACTCGATCAAGGACGAGGAGTCGCAGGACGGGCTGCCCGAGTACATCGAGCGCGTCGAGCGGCTCCGCGAGCGCTACCGCTACGTCGACGACGTGCCGATCGTCGAGTCGTTCGCGACCGTCGGCTCGATCGGCATCGCGGGCCCGAAGTCGCTCGCCTCGGATGCGCTGCGCGGCATGGCCGTGCAGCTCTACGGACTGCACGCCCCGAACGAGGTCGTGACCGTCGCGATCTGCGACGCGGAGTGGACCGGCGAGCTCGAGTGGATGAAGTGGCTGCCCCACACGACGAGCGAGACGAGCCCGTTCAAGGAGATGCCGCTCGCCGACTCGGCGACCGCGGGTGCCGCGCTGCTGAGCGCGCTCGAGGAGCTCGTGCTCGGGCGCTCGAAGCAGGCCGCCGCCGACCGCAAGACGCCGTTCGACGACGACTGGCACCCCATGCGCTACGGCTCCGACGTCGAGCGCGCAGCGAAGGACACCGTCACGAGCGTGCAGACCTCCGTCGTGCTCGTCGTCACGAACGACGCCCCCGTCGACCGGCCGCGGCTCACGCAGATCCTCGAGCGCGGCGCCGCGGTCGGCATCTACGGCGTCTTCGTCGCGCCGACCGTCGAATCGCTGCCCGCGGTGTGCCGCAGCTACATCGACGTCTCGGCCGGCCTCGAGGACGCGAAGGTCGGCACCGTGCGATCGGGCGTCGAGTACGAGGGCGTCAAGGTCGAGGGCGTCTCGAGCGAGTACATGGACATGCTCGCGAAGCGCCTCGCGCCCGTCGTCGACGCGAGCATCGTCATCAACGACTCCTCCGACATCCCCGACTCCGTCATGTTCCTCTCGCTCGTGGGCCCGGAGCTCGCGGAGGACCCGAACGCGGTCATCGACCGCTGGCGGCAGAACAACACGATCCTCGACCGCTCGGGCGAGCCGAAGCCGCGGCTCAAGAAGGCCGGCAACCTGCGCGCGATCATGGGCCAGGGCGCGAGCGACGCGATGACGCTCGACCTGCGCACGCAAGGCCCGCACGCGCTCGTCGGCGGCACGACCGGCGCGGGCAAGTCGGAGTTCCTGCAGGCGTGGGTGCTCGGCATGGCGAGCGCGCACAGCCCCGACCGCGTGACCTTCCTCTTCGTCGACTACAAGGGTGGCTCGGCCTTCGCCGACTGCGTCGAGCTGCCGCACTGCGTCGGGCTCGTCACCGACCTGAGCCCCCACCTCGTGCGCCGCGCGCTCACGAGCCTGCGCGCCGAGCTGCACCACCGCGAGCACCTCTTCAACCGCAAGAAGGCGAAGGATCTGCTCGAGCTCGAGAAGCGCCAGGACCCCGAGACGCCACCCGCGCTCGTGCTCGTGATCGACGAGTTCGCGGCGCTCGCGGGAGAGGTTCCCGAGTTCGTCGACGGCGTCGTCGACATCGCGCAGCGTGGCCGGTCGCTCGGCATCCACCTCATCATGGCGACGCAGCGCCCAGCAGGCGTCATCAAGGACAACCTGCGAGCCAACACCAACCTGCGCGTCGCGCTCCGGATGGCCGACGAATCCGACTCGAAGGACGTCGTCGACGACCCCGTGGCGGCGTCATTCCCGCCCTCCATCCCCGGCCGCGGCATCGCGAAGACGGGACCGGGCCGGCTCGTGCCGTTCCAGTCGGCCTACGCGGGCGGCTGGACCCGTCCCGACGAGGTCAAGGCGGCCGACGTCAAGGTCGCCGAGCTCCGCTTCGGCTCGGTGCAGCGCTGGGAGCCGGATGCGGCGCCCGAGTCCGACTCGCACGACGAGGACCTCGGCCCGAACGACCAGAAGCGCATCGTCTCGACGCTCATCCGCGCGACCGAGCGAGCGGGCATCCCCGCGCCCCGCCGGCCGTGGCTCGACGACCTCGAGACGACCGTCGACCTGCGCGAGCTCGCGATCGAGGGCGACAGTCGCATCGTGCTCGGCAAGGCCGACATCCCCGAGCGCCAGCGGCAGGACCCGGTCTACTTCCACCCCGACCGCGACGGCTCGATGCTCGTCTACGGCACCTCGGGCTCCGGCAAGTCGACGCTGCTCAAGACCATCGGGATCGCCGCGGGGATGCGCCCGGAGCTCGGCAGCGCGGAGGTCTACGGGCTCGACTTCGCCTCCGGGGCGCTCAAGTCGATGGAGCAGCTGCCGCACGTCGGCTCGATCATCGCGGGCGACGACGCCGAGCGCGTGCAGCGGCTGCTGCGCTCCCTCGGCCGCGAGCTCGACCGGCGCGGCAAGGCCTTCGCCGAGGCGAACGCTGCGAGCCTCACCGAGTACCGCGAGCTCGTCGACCCGAACGCGACCCGCATCTTCCTGCTGCTCGACAACTTCCCGCAGTTCAAGGCCGACTGGGAGGTGACGAGCGCCCGCTCGCCGTTCTACCAGGTCTTCATGCGCATCCTCGGCGAGGGCAGGCCGCTCGGCATCCACGCGATCGCGACCGCCGACCGCTCCGGCGCCGTGCCGACCGCGGTCAGCTCGAACGTGTCCCGCCGCGTCGTGCTGCGCCTCTCGGACGAGTCGGGCTACATGCTCGTGGGCGCCCCGAAGGACGTGCTCGACGACCAGTCGGCGCCCGGCCGCGCGATCATCGACGGCCTCGAGATGCAGGTCGCGACCCTCGGCGGCACGCCGAACGTCGCCGAGCAGACGAAGCTCATGGGCCAGCTCGCCGACGCGCTGCGCGCGCAGGGCGTGCGCGACGTCGAGGAGATCGGCGCGCTGCCCACGCGGCTCGAGCTCGGGCAGCTGCCCGCGCGCGTCGACGACTTCCCCGTCATCGGCGTCGCCGAGGATACGCTCGCGGCGCGCGACTTCGACCCCATCGGCACGTTCATCGTCGCGGGCCCGCCCGGTTCGGGCAAGACGAACGCGATGAAGGCGCTCGTCATCGCGATGGAGCGCTTCGATCCAGAGGTCAAGCTCTTCCACTTCGCCGGCCGACGCTCGGTGCTCGCCGACTTCCGCCCGTGGGTGCGCAGCGCGACGAGGCCCGACGACGCGAAGGCGCTCGCGACCGAGCTCGCCGAGATCGTCGCCGACGAGTCGATCCCTGGCCGCATCATGATCGTGATGGAGAACGTGCCGCAGTTCGCCGACTCCGACGCGGAGCGCGCGCTCAAGGGCCTCTTCCAGGCGATCAACCGCAGCGACCACCTGCTCATCGGCGACGCCGACGTCACGCAGGTCACCGGCGGCTTCGGCTTCATCGGCGACTTCAAGGCGGGCCGCAAGGGCATCGTGCTCAAGCCGGATGCGTACGACGGCGACTCGGTCTTCAAGGTGCCGTTCCCGAAGGTCAAGCGCTCGGACTTCCCCGAGGGCCGTGGCATCTTCGTGCAGCAGGGCCGCGCGGTCACCGTGCAGCTGCCGCTCGTGCCCGACGACGCCGCTCGGCCGCCGGCGCCCGCATCGGCGGATGCGTCCTCGGCGCCGGAGCCCGAGGCCGCGTCGGTGGGCGCGGAGGGCTGA
- the rpsL gene encoding 30S ribosomal protein S12, translating into MPTIQQLVRKGRSPKVSKTKAPALKANPQQRGVCTRVYTTTPRKPNSALRKVARVKLSNGTEVTAYIPGEGHNLQEHSMVLVRGGRVKDLPGVRYKIVRGALDTQAVKNRKQARSRYGAKMEKK; encoded by the coding sequence GTGCCCACCATCCAGCAGCTGGTCCGCAAGGGTCGGTCGCCGAAGGTCTCGAAGACCAAGGCGCCGGCGCTGAAGGCGAACCCCCAGCAGCGCGGCGTCTGCACCCGCGTCTACACCACCACCCCCAGGAAGCCGAACTCGGCGCTCCGCAAGGTCGCGCGCGTGAAGCTCTCGAACGGCACCGAGGTCACCGCCTACATCCCCGGTGAGGGCCACAACCTCCAGGAGCACTCGATGGTGCTCGTGCGCGGCGGTCGAGTGAAGGACCTCCCCGGCGTGCGCTACAAGATCGTGCGCGGCGCGCTCGACACCCAGGCCGTGAAGAACCGCAAGCAGGCTCGCAGCCGCTACGGCGCGAAGATGGAGAAGAAGTAA
- a CDS encoding WXG100 family type VII secretion target has protein sequence MSDFGASYAEMESVAGKLDTGKEDISGVLKDLKGQVDTLLGEDFKTQHASGKFGEGYEELTSGLEKAIEGISEMGEALRGMMQAIQSLDEQLAGS, from the coding sequence ATGAGCGATTTCGGCGCATCGTATGCAGAGATGGAGTCCGTGGCGGGCAAGCTCGACACGGGCAAGGAGGACATCTCGGGTGTCCTGAAGGACCTGAAGGGTCAGGTCGACACCCTGCTGGGTGAGGACTTCAAGACGCAGCACGCGTCGGGCAAGTTCGGTGAGGGCTACGAGGAGCTCACGTCGGGTCTCGAGAAGGCGATCGAGGGCATCTCCGAGATGGGTGAGGCGCTGCGCGGCATGATGCAGGCGATCCAGTCGCTCGACGAGCAGCTCGCCGGCAGCTGA
- the tuf gene encoding elongation factor Tu gives MAKAKFERTKPHVNIGTIGHVDHGKTTLSAAISKVLADKYPSATNVQRDFASIDSAPEERQRGITINISHIEYETPKRHYAHVDAPGHADYIKNMITGAAQMDGAILVVAATDGPMAQTREHVLLAKQVGVPYLMVALNKSDMVDDEEILELVELEVRELLSSQDFDGDNAPVIRVSALKALEGEEQWTQAILDLMQAADDNIPDPVRDRDKPFLMPIEDVFTITGRGTVVTGRAERGTLAINSEVEIVGIRPTQKTTVTGIEMFHKQLDEAWAGENCGLLLRGTKREDVERGQVVVKPGSVTPHTNFEGTAYILAKDEGGRHNPFFTNYRPQFYFRTTDVTGVISLPEGTEMVMPGDTTDMTVELIQPIAMEEGLGFAIREGGRTVGAGTVTKIIK, from the coding sequence GTGGCTAAGGCCAAGTTCGAGCGGACCAAGCCGCACGTCAACATCGGAACGATCGGTCACGTCGACCACGGCAAGACGACGCTGTCGGCTGCGATCTCCAAGGTCCTGGCAGACAAGTACCCGTCGGCGACCAACGTGCAGCGCGACTTCGCCTCGATCGACTCGGCTCCCGAGGAGCGCCAGCGCGGCATCACGATCAACATCTCGCACATCGAGTACGAGACGCCGAAGCGCCACTACGCGCACGTCGACGCGCCGGGTCACGCCGACTACATCAAGAACATGATCACGGGTGCGGCCCAGATGGACGGTGCGATCCTCGTGGTTGCCGCCACCGACGGCCCGATGGCGCAGACCCGCGAGCACGTGCTGCTCGCGAAGCAGGTCGGCGTGCCGTACCTGATGGTCGCGCTCAACAAGTCGGACATGGTCGACGACGAGGAGATCCTCGAGCTCGTCGAGCTCGAGGTCCGCGAGCTGCTCTCGAGCCAGGACTTCGACGGCGACAACGCCCCGGTCATCCGCGTCTCGGCGCTCAAGGCGCTCGAGGGCGAGGAGCAGTGGACGCAGGCGATCCTCGACCTCATGCAGGCCGCGGACGACAACATCCCCGACCCGGTGCGTGACCGCGACAAGCCGTTCCTCATGCCGATCGAGGACGTCTTCACCATCACCGGCCGTGGCACGGTCGTGACGGGTCGCGCCGAGCGCGGCACGCTCGCGATCAACTCCGAGGTCGAGATCGTCGGCATCCGCCCGACGCAGAAGACCACGGTCACGGGCATCGAGATGTTCCACAAGCAGCTCGACGAGGCATGGGCCGGCGAGAACTGCGGTCTCCTGCTCCGCGGCACCAAGCGCGAGGACGTCGAGCGCGGCCAGGTCGTCGTGAAGCCGGGCTCGGTCACGCCGCACACGAACTTCGAGGGCACGGCGTACATCCTCGCCAAGGACGAGGGCGGCCGCCACAACCCGTTCTTCACGAACTACCGCCCGCAGTTCTACTTCCGCACCACCGACGTCACGGGCGTCATCTCGCTGCCCGAGGGCACCGAGATGGTCATGCCCGGTGACACCACCGACATGACGGTCGAGCTCATCCAGCCGATCGCCATGGAGGAGGGCCTCGGCTTCGCGATCCGCGAGGGCGGCCGCACGGTCGGCGCCGGCACGGTGACGAAGATCATCAAGTAG
- a CDS encoding DUF1801 domain-containing protein, translating into MAEAKTKPTDASVADFLDAAQPARRAEDAKRLVALIREETGAEPVMWGPSMIGFGSFRYVSPSGSSTGDWPKVALSPRRAALTLYGLKDRPEGEALLPELGEYTEGAGCVYVKRLDGIDEDVLRRLFRIAWHREDDGTRDA; encoded by the coding sequence ATGGCAGAGGCGAAGACGAAGCCGACCGACGCGAGCGTCGCCGACTTCCTGGACGCCGCGCAGCCCGCGCGGCGCGCGGAGGACGCGAAGCGGCTCGTGGCGCTCATCCGCGAGGAGACGGGCGCCGAGCCCGTCATGTGGGGGCCGTCGATGATCGGCTTCGGCTCGTTCCGCTACGTCTCCCCCTCCGGCTCCTCGACCGGCGACTGGCCCAAGGTCGCGCTGTCGCCGCGGAGGGCTGCGCTCACGCTCTACGGGCTCAAGGACCGCCCGGAGGGCGAGGCGCTGCTGCCGGAGCTCGGCGAGTACACCGAGGGCGCGGGGTGCGTGTACGTCAAGCGCCTCGACGGCATCGACGAGGACGTGCTGCGCAGGCTCTTCCGCATCGCATGGCATCGCGAGGACGACGGGACGCGCGATGCCTGA
- the fusA gene encoding elongation factor G, giving the protein MAQDVLTDLNKVRNIGIMAHIDAGKTTTTERILFYTGVNHKMGETHDGGATTDWMEQEQERGITITSAAVTCFWDKNQINIIDTPGHVDFTVEVERSLRVLDGAVAVFDGKEGVEPQSETVWRQADKYDVPRICFVNKMDKLGADFYFTVDTIVNRLGAHPLVIQLPIGSESAFEGIVDLVEMNAKTWRGDAKGDVKMGAEYAIEEIPADLKEKAEEYRAALIETIAESDDTLMEKFFEGEEISVAEIKAAIRKMTINSELYPVLCGSAFKNRGVQPMLDAVVDYLPSPVDVPAIPGRDVRDEEIVIERHADRDEPFAALAFKVAVHPFFGRLTYVRVYSGHVDSGAAVANSTKGKKERIGKIFQMHANKENPVDSMTAGHIYAVIGLKDTTTGDTLSDPSNQVVLESMTFPAPVIEVAIEPKTKADQEKLSTAIQKLAEEDPTFRTENNPETGQTVIKGMGELHLDILVDRMKREFKVEANVGKPQVAYRETIKGTIEKYDYTHKKQTGGSGQFAKVQIKLEPLEITAEQTYEFVNAVTGGRVPREYIPSVDAGMQDAMQVGVLAGFPTVGVKATLLDGAAHDVDSSEMAFKIAGSMAYKEAARKAQPVLLEPIMAVEVRTPEEYMGDVIGDLNSRRGQIQSMDDAQGVKVVKALVPLSEMFGYVGDLRSKTSGRAVYSMEFSTYAEVPKAVSDEIVQKSKGE; this is encoded by the coding sequence GTGGCACAGGACGTGCTCACCGACCTGAACAAGGTCCGCAACATCGGCATCATGGCCCACATCGATGCCGGCAAGACCACCACGACCGAGCGCATCCTGTTCTACACGGGCGTCAACCACAAGATGGGCGAGACGCACGACGGCGGCGCGACCACCGACTGGATGGAGCAGGAGCAGGAGCGCGGCATCACGATCACGTCTGCCGCCGTGACCTGCTTCTGGGACAAGAACCAGATCAACATCATCGACACCCCCGGCCACGTCGACTTCACGGTCGAGGTCGAGCGCTCGCTCCGCGTGCTCGACGGCGCGGTCGCCGTCTTCGACGGCAAGGAGGGCGTCGAGCCCCAGTCCGAGACGGTGTGGCGTCAGGCCGACAAGTACGACGTGCCGCGCATCTGCTTCGTCAACAAGATGGACAAGCTCGGTGCCGACTTCTACTTCACGGTCGACACGATCGTGAACCGCCTCGGCGCGCATCCGCTCGTCATCCAGCTGCCGATCGGCTCGGAGAGCGCCTTCGAGGGCATCGTCGACCTGGTCGAGATGAACGCGAAGACTTGGCGCGGCGACGCCAAGGGCGACGTGAAGATGGGCGCCGAGTACGCGATCGAGGAGATCCCGGCCGACCTCAAGGAGAAGGCCGAGGAGTACCGCGCGGCACTCATCGAGACGATCGCCGAGAGCGACGACACGCTCATGGAGAAGTTCTTCGAGGGTGAGGAGATCTCGGTCGCCGAGATCAAGGCCGCCATCCGCAAGATGACGATCAACTCCGAGCTCTACCCCGTGCTGTGCGGTTCCGCGTTCAAGAACCGCGGCGTGCAGCCGATGCTCGACGCGGTCGTGGACTACCTGCCCTCGCCCGTCGACGTGCCGGCCATCCCCGGTCGCGACGTGCGCGACGAGGAGATCGTCATCGAGCGCCACGCCGACCGCGACGAGCCGTTCGCCGCGCTCGCGTTCAAGGTCGCCGTGCACCCGTTCTTCGGTCGCCTCACCTACGTGCGCGTCTACTCGGGCCACGTCGACTCGGGCGCCGCCGTCGCGAACTCCACGAAGGGCAAGAAGGAGCGCATCGGGAAGATCTTCCAGATGCACGCCAACAAGGAGAACCCGGTCGACTCGATGACCGCGGGCCACATCTACGCGGTGATCGGCCTCAAGGACACCACGACGGGCGACACGCTGAGCGACCCGTCGAACCAGGTCGTGCTCGAGTCGATGACGTTCCCCGCGCCCGTGATCGAGGTCGCGATCGAGCCGAAGACGAAGGCCGACCAGGAGAAGCTCTCCACGGCCATCCAGAAGCTCGCCGAGGAGGACCCCACCTTCCGCACCGAGAACAACCCCGAGACGGGTCAGACCGTCATCAAGGGCATGGGCGAGCTGCACCTCGACATCCTCGTCGACCGCATGAAGCGCGAGTTCAAGGTCGAGGCCAACGTCGGCAAGCCGCAGGTGGCCTACCGCGAGACGATCAAGGGCACGATCGAGAAGTACGACTACACCCACAAGAAGCAGACGGGTGGCTCCGGCCAGTTCGCCAAGGTGCAGATCAAGCTCGAGCCGCTCGAGATCACCGCGGAGCAGACGTACGAGTTCGTCAACGCGGTCACCGGTGGTCGCGTGCCGCGCGAGTACATCCCCTCGGTCGACGCCGGCATGCAGGACGCGATGCAGGTCGGCGTGCTCGCCGGCTTCCCGACGGTCGGCGTGAAGGCGACGCTGCTCGACGGCGCCGCGCACGACGTCGACTCGTCGGAGATGGCGTTCAAGATCGCCGGCTCGATGGCGTACAAGGAGGCCGCGCGCAAGGCGCAGCCGGTGCTCCTCGAGCCGATCATGGCCGTCGAGGTGCGCACGCCCGAGGAGTACATGGGCGACGTCATCGGCGACCTGAACTCGCGTCGCGGGCAGATCCAGTCGATGGACGACGCCCAGGGCGTGAAGGTCGTCAAGGCCCTCGTGCCCCTGTCGGAGATGTTCGGCTACGTCGGCGACCTGCGGTCGAAGACGTCTGGCCGTGCCGTCTACTCGATGGAGTTCTCGACCTACGCCGAGGTGCCGAAGGCCGTCTCGGACGAGATCGTCCAGAAGAGCAAGGGAGAGTGA
- the rpsG gene encoding 30S ribosomal protein S7, whose translation MPRKGPAPKRPVVADPVYGAPIVSQLVNKILLDGKKGLAERIVYGALAGVGTKSGQDAVTVLKKALDNIRPTLEVKSRRVGGSTYQVPVEVKPHRANTLALRWLVSYAKARREKTMTERLMNEILDASNGLGAAVKRREDTHKMAESNKAFAHYRW comes from the coding sequence ATGCCTCGCAAGGGTCCCGCTCCCAAGCGCCCGGTCGTTGCTGACCCCGTCTACGGCGCACCGATCGTCTCGCAGCTCGTCAACAAGATCCTCCTCGACGGCAAGAAGGGCCTCGCCGAGCGCATCGTCTACGGCGCGCTCGCCGGTGTCGGCACCAAGTCGGGCCAGGACGCCGTGACGGTGCTCAAGAAGGCGCTCGACAACATCCGCCCCACCCTCGAGGTGAAGTCGCGCCGCGTCGGTGGCTCGACCTACCAGGTGCCCGTCGAGGTCAAGCCGCACCGCGCGAACACGCTCGCGCTGCGCTGGCTCGTCTCGTACGCCAAGGCGCGTCGCGAGAAGACCATGACCGAGCGCCTCATGAACGAGATCCTCGACGCCTCGAACGGCCTCGGCGCCGCCGTGAAGCGTCGCGAGGACACGCACAAGATGGCCGAGTCGAACAAGGCCTTCGCGCACTACCGCTGGTGA
- a CDS encoding OsmC family protein, translating into MPVTTASPVVVSAADRAARLERAERAWGDRLAADPRSARLAVAVSGDPEGAVATRITAGRHSWLIDEPAGLAGDDAGASPVEAALGALLACQTVVYRLYAQRLGLTIDRLELRAEGELDVRGLFGADDVRPGFAGVRVVVDIDGPHERERFEELRRVVDAHCPVHDLLSNPTPIETRLA; encoded by the coding sequence ATGCCCGTCACCACCGCATCCCCCGTCGTCGTCTCCGCCGCGGATCGCGCGGCTCGCCTCGAGCGCGCCGAGCGTGCCTGGGGCGACCGGCTCGCCGCCGACCCTCGCAGCGCGCGCCTCGCCGTCGCCGTCTCGGGCGACCCCGAGGGCGCCGTCGCGACGCGCATCACCGCGGGACGGCACTCGTGGCTCATCGACGAGCCCGCCGGCCTCGCGGGTGACGACGCCGGGGCGAGCCCCGTCGAGGCGGCGCTCGGCGCCCTGCTCGCGTGCCAGACGGTCGTCTACCGCCTCTACGCCCAGCGCCTCGGCCTGACGATCGATCGGCTGGAGCTGCGCGCGGAGGGCGAGCTCGACGTGCGCGGCCTCTTCGGGGCCGACGACGTGCGCCCGGGCTTCGCGGGGGTGCGCGTCGTGGTCGACATCGACGGACCGCACGAGCGCGAGCGCTTCGAGGAGCTGCGGCGCGTCGTCGACGCGCACTGCCCCGTGCACGACCTGCTCTCGAACCCGACGCCGATCGAGACGCGCCTCGCCTGA
- a CDS encoding IclR family transcriptional regulator, translating into MPAARSALRVLALLAEQPGPVRAATIARELDLPRSSAYQLLQVMRDEGFLVHYPELGAWGPSARVQQLGSRVAAATRLERLAQPILDRLVAAAGLPATSHLAVLAGRDVAYAGRGEGRRSPATVSQVGVRLPAVRTATGRAMLAALGPDQVRALLPHDRDLEGERPATRAALTAMLAGVRRRGFAIEEGEVDATYGSVAAAARDAAGHPAAALGLTFRLADAESHDWAALGARCADAAAELTRRLGGG; encoded by the coding sequence ATGCCAGCGGCGCGCAGCGCCCTGCGGGTGCTCGCGCTGCTCGCCGAGCAGCCCGGCCCCGTGCGGGCGGCGACGATCGCGCGCGAGCTGGACCTGCCGCGCTCGAGCGCGTACCAGCTGCTGCAGGTCATGCGCGACGAGGGCTTCCTCGTGCACTACCCCGAGCTCGGCGCGTGGGGGCCGAGCGCACGCGTGCAGCAGCTCGGCTCCCGGGTCGCGGCCGCGACGCGGCTCGAGCGGCTCGCCCAGCCCATCCTCGACCGGCTCGTCGCGGCCGCCGGCCTCCCGGCGACGAGCCATCTCGCTGTGCTCGCGGGCCGCGACGTCGCCTACGCGGGGCGCGGCGAGGGTCGGCGCTCGCCCGCGACGGTCTCGCAGGTCGGCGTGCGGCTCCCGGCCGTGCGCACCGCGACCGGCCGGGCGATGCTCGCGGCGCTCGGTCCCGACCAGGTGCGGGCGCTGCTGCCGCACGATCGCGACCTCGAGGGCGAGCGGCCGGCGACGCGCGCGGCGCTCACCGCGATGCTCGCAGGCGTCCGCCGGCGCGGCTTCGCGATCGAGGAGGGCGAGGTGGATGCGACGTACGGCTCGGTCGCGGCCGCCGCGCGGGACGCTGCGGGGCACCCGGCGGCAGCATTGGGGCTCACGTTCCGGCTCGCCGACGCCGAGTCGCACGACTGGGCGGCGCTCGGTGCGCGCTGCGCGGACGCCGCCGCCGAGCTCACGCGGAGGCTCGGCGGCGGCTGA